One Herbaspirillum rubrisubalbicans genomic window carries:
- a CDS encoding aromatic amino acid transaminase has product MNAPVSASLFSAIEMAPRDPILGVTEAYNADQNPAKTNLGVGVYYDDNGKVPLLECVKKAEAELAAKLAPRTYLPIDGLATYDRAVQELVFGTGSAVVTEKRAITVQALGGTGALKLGADFLKHFSPTGTEVWISDPSWENHRALFEMAGFKVNAYPYYDPATRGVNFAGMLDALKTMKTGSVVLLHACCHNPTGADLTADQWTQVIEVVTSRGLIPFLDMAYQGFGDGIAEDGQVVRRFAEAGGPLFVSNSFSKSFSLYGERVGALSIAAASAEEAARVLSQLKRVVRTNYSNPPIHGGQVVATALASPELRKLWEDELAEMRVRIREMRHLLVAKLKEKAPGHDFDFVIKQRGMFSYSGLTKAQVDRLRNEFSIYAVDTGRICVAALNTKNIDVVVDAIAKVL; this is encoded by the coding sequence ATGAACGCACCTGTCTCCGCCTCCCTGTTTTCCGCCATCGAAATGGCGCCGCGCGACCCCATCCTGGGCGTGACCGAAGCCTACAACGCCGACCAGAACCCGGCCAAGACCAACCTGGGCGTGGGCGTGTACTACGACGACAACGGCAAGGTTCCCCTGCTGGAATGCGTGAAGAAAGCCGAGGCGGAACTGGCAGCCAAGCTGGCTCCCCGCACCTACCTGCCCATCGATGGCCTGGCCACCTATGACCGCGCCGTGCAGGAACTGGTGTTCGGCACCGGTAGCGCCGTGGTGACCGAAAAGCGTGCCATCACCGTGCAAGCCCTGGGCGGCACTGGCGCCCTGAAGCTGGGTGCTGACTTCCTGAAGCACTTCTCGCCGACTGGCACCGAAGTCTGGATCAGCGACCCGAGCTGGGAAAACCACCGCGCCCTGTTCGAGATGGCCGGTTTCAAGGTCAACGCCTATCCCTACTACGACCCCGCCACCCGCGGCGTGAACTTCGCCGGCATGTTGGATGCCTTGAAGACCATGAAGACCGGCTCGGTCGTGCTGCTGCACGCCTGCTGCCACAACCCGACCGGTGCCGACCTGACCGCCGACCAGTGGACCCAGGTCATCGAGGTGGTGACTTCGCGCGGCCTGATCCCCTTCCTCGACATGGCCTACCAGGGCTTTGGCGACGGCATCGCCGAAGACGGCCAGGTGGTGCGTCGCTTTGCTGAGGCTGGCGGCCCACTGTTCGTGTCGAACTCCTTCTCCAAGTCCTTCTCGCTGTATGGCGAACGCGTCGGTGCGCTGTCGATTGCTGCGGCCAGCGCAGAAGAAGCTGCCCGTGTGTTGTCGCAATTGAAGCGCGTGGTCCGCACCAACTACTCCAACCCGCCGATCCACGGTGGCCAAGTGGTCGCCACTGCCCTGGCGTCGCCCGAACTGCGCAAGCTGTGGGAAGACGAATTGGCCGAAATGCGCGTGCGCATCCGCGAAATGCGTCACCTGCTGGTGGCCAAGCTGAAGGAAAAGGCCCCCGGTCATGACTTCGACTTCGTCATCAAGCAGCGCGGCATGTTCTCCTATTCCGGCCTGACCAAGGCTCAGGTGGACCGCCTGCGCAACGAGTTCTCGATCTACGCCGTCGACACCGGTCGCATCTGCGTGGCTGCATTGAACACCAAGAACATCGACGTGGTGGTCGACGCCATTGCCAAGGTGCTGTAA
- the uvrB gene encoding excinuclease ABC subunit UvrB translates to MAELTPINPELDESKFVTFPDSPFKLYQVFPPAGDQPAAIDKLVEGVNDGLFYQTLLGVTGSGKTYTMANTIARLGRPAIVFAPNKTLAAQLYSEFREFFPHNAVEYFVSYYDYYQPEAYVPQRDLFIEKDSSINEHIEQMRLSCTKSLMERRDVVIVATVSAIYGIGNPNEYHQMILTLRAKDKVSQRDVIARLIQMQYTRNEVDFGRGTFRVRGDTIDVFPAEHAELAVRIETFDDEIDSLQLFDPLTGRVRQKIPRFTIYPGSHYVTPRSTVLRAIETIKEELAERLEFFRKENKLIEEQRLEQRTRFDIEMMTEIGFTKGIENYSRHLSGGKPGDPPPTLVDYLPQDALMFLDESHVLIGQLNGMYNGDRARKVNLVDYGFRLPSALDNRPLKFDEFEKKMRQTVFVSATPADYENTHADQVVEQVVRPTGLVDPIIAVRPATTQVDDLMQEIHDRIAKNERVLVTTLTKRMAEQLTEFLSDNGIKVRYLHSDIDTVERVEIIRDLRLGTFDVLVGINLLREGLDIPEVSLVAILDADKEGFLRSERSLIQTIGRAARNLNGMAILYGDVVTDSMHKAISETERRRAKQLAFNEANGIVPTGIKKEIRELIDGIFNPAQARTELMVAEEKKNYESMSEKQISKEIKRLEKQMQEHAKNLEFEKAAAARDQLHLLKQQLFGAPGSDTAVA, encoded by the coding sequence ATGGCTGAACTGACCCCCATCAATCCCGAGCTGGACGAGAGCAAGTTCGTCACCTTCCCCGACTCGCCCTTCAAGCTCTACCAGGTCTTCCCACCGGCGGGCGACCAGCCGGCGGCCATCGACAAGCTGGTCGAAGGGGTCAACGACGGCCTGTTCTACCAGACGCTGTTAGGGGTGACCGGCTCGGGCAAGACCTACACCATGGCCAATACCATTGCCCGCCTGGGCCGCCCGGCCATCGTGTTCGCCCCCAACAAGACGCTGGCGGCGCAGCTCTACAGCGAATTCCGCGAATTCTTCCCGCACAATGCGGTGGAATATTTCGTCAGCTACTACGACTACTACCAACCGGAAGCCTACGTGCCCCAGCGCGACCTGTTCATCGAGAAGGATTCCTCGATCAACGAGCACATCGAACAGATGCGCCTGTCCTGCACCAAGTCGCTGATGGAACGGCGCGACGTGGTGATCGTGGCGACCGTCTCGGCCATCTACGGTATCGGTAACCCCAACGAATACCACCAGATGATCCTGACCCTGCGCGCCAAGGACAAGGTCTCGCAGCGCGACGTCATCGCCCGCCTGATCCAGATGCAGTACACCCGCAATGAAGTGGACTTCGGACGCGGCACCTTCCGCGTGCGCGGCGACACCATCGACGTCTTCCCGGCCGAACACGCCGAACTTGCCGTGCGCATCGAGACCTTCGACGATGAGATCGACAGCCTGCAACTGTTCGACCCGCTCACCGGCCGCGTGCGCCAGAAGATTCCGCGCTTCACCATCTACCCCGGTTCGCACTACGTCACGCCGCGCTCAACCGTGTTGCGCGCCATCGAGACCATCAAGGAAGAACTGGCCGAGCGCCTGGAATTCTTCCGCAAGGAAAACAAGCTCATCGAAGAACAGCGGCTGGAGCAACGCACCCGTTTCGACATCGAGATGATGACCGAGATCGGCTTCACCAAGGGCATCGAGAACTACTCGCGCCACCTCTCCGGTGGCAAGCCGGGCGATCCACCGCCGACGCTGGTGGATTACCTGCCCCAGGATGCGCTGATGTTCCTGGATGAATCGCACGTGCTGATCGGTCAGTTGAACGGCATGTACAACGGCGACCGCGCGCGCAAGGTGAACCTGGTGGACTACGGTTTCCGCCTGCCCTCGGCGCTGGACAACCGGCCCCTGAAGTTCGATGAATTCGAAAAGAAGATGCGCCAGACCGTCTTTGTCTCGGCCACCCCGGCCGACTATGAAAACACCCACGCCGACCAGGTGGTGGAACAGGTGGTGCGTCCGACCGGCCTGGTCGACCCCATCATCGCGGTGCGCCCGGCCACCACTCAGGTGGACGACCTGATGCAGGAGATCCACGACCGCATCGCCAAGAACGAGCGGGTGCTGGTGACCACGTTGACCAAGCGCATGGCCGAGCAGTTGACCGAATTCCTGTCCGACAATGGCATCAAGGTGCGCTACCTGCACAGCGACATCGATACCGTGGAGCGCGTGGAAATCATCCGCGACCTGCGCCTGGGTACCTTCGACGTACTGGTGGGCATCAACCTGCTGCGCGAAGGTCTGGACATTCCCGAAGTCTCGCTGGTGGCGATCCTGGATGCGGACAAGGAAGGCTTCCTGCGTTCCGAGCGCAGTCTGATCCAGACCATCGGCCGCGCCGCCCGTAACCTCAACGGCATGGCCATTCTCTATGGCGATGTGGTGACCGATTCCATGCACAAGGCCATCAGCGAAACCGAACGGCGGCGCGCCAAGCAACTGGCCTTCAACGAAGCCAATGGCATCGTGCCCACCGGCATCAAGAAGGAAATCCGCGAGCTCATCGATGGTATCTTCAACCCGGCCCAGGCGCGCACCGAGTTGATGGTGGCCGAGGAAAAGAAGAACTACGAATCCATGAGCGAAAAGCAGATCAGCAAGGAAATCAAGCGCCTGGAAAAGCAGATGCAGGAACACGCCAAGAACCTGGAGTTCGAAAAGGCGGCCGCCGCGCGCGACCAGTTGCACCTGCTGAAGCAGCAGCTCTTCGGCGCGCCCGGCAGCGATACGGCCGTGGCCTGA
- a CDS encoding methyl-accepting chemotaxis protein, with protein MLSSLRTRLIVICVLIVAIAMIVLSAVNITTVRSDTLAAISSQTQQLTESHAANISEWVRSKRVATGAMKQALKQSDVLPIVAAAQEAGSFDDAYIGYPDKRMLALHPMPPGYDPTARPWYKQAVEAGKSVLTAPYVDATTGKLVVSFAEPVMDKGSLQAVLGSDVQLDNVVRNVAGIKPTPSSFAFIVGKDGLIITHPNKELALKPVSALDPSLSAQSLAGMKQGGSATIGGVSYLLFTQPIANTDWSLLVALDYREATQAIGVLMTLSVVLALVAIAAAAVLLSYTITRLLRRLGVVRDAMEDIASGDGDLTRRLDTNGKDELAQISRAFNHFADKISRTLLDIRRASESVKVSSSEIASGNMDLSARTEQQAGSLEETASAMEELTSTVKQNADNARQANQLAVSASDVAVHGGTVVGQVVSTMSSINESSRKIVDIISVIDGIAFQTNILALNAAVEAARAGEQGRGFAVVASEVRSLAQRSATAAKEIKQLIDDSVQKVETGSQLVAQAGSTMDEVVSSVKRVTDIVGEISSASQEQSAGISEVGNAVTLMDEATQQNAALVEQAAAAAKSLQEQAAHLAEVVAGFKLDESAHAAPRAASAPPPSPAASPAPAARSAPINVTPKPVPLKAKTPNRPALPAEPAAAKSEPKPTTKAAPKSSGGDDWEEF; from the coding sequence ATGTTGTCCTCACTTCGTACCCGCCTGATCGTCATCTGCGTGCTGATCGTGGCCATTGCCATGATCGTGCTCAGTGCCGTCAACATCACCACCGTGCGCAGCGATACGCTGGCCGCCATTTCCAGCCAGACCCAACAGCTCACCGAGAGCCATGCTGCCAACATCAGCGAATGGGTGCGCAGCAAGCGCGTGGCCACCGGGGCCATGAAACAGGCCTTGAAGCAGAGCGATGTGCTGCCCATCGTAGCGGCCGCCCAGGAAGCCGGTTCCTTCGACGATGCCTACATCGGCTATCCCGACAAACGCATGTTGGCCCTGCACCCCATGCCGCCCGGCTACGATCCCACCGCCCGACCCTGGTACAAGCAGGCGGTGGAGGCCGGCAAGTCGGTGTTGACCGCACCTTACGTGGACGCCACTACCGGCAAGCTGGTGGTGAGCTTCGCCGAGCCGGTGATGGACAAGGGCAGCCTGCAAGCGGTGCTGGGCTCGGACGTGCAATTGGATAACGTGGTGCGCAACGTGGCTGGCATCAAGCCCACGCCCTCCAGCTTTGCCTTCATCGTCGGCAAGGATGGCCTCATCATCACCCACCCCAACAAGGAACTGGCCTTGAAGCCGGTCTCGGCACTCGACCCGAGCCTGTCGGCGCAATCGCTGGCGGGGATGAAGCAGGGCGGCAGCGCCACCATCGGCGGCGTGTCTTACCTGTTGTTCACCCAGCCGATTGCCAATACCGACTGGTCGCTGTTGGTGGCGCTGGATTACCGCGAAGCCACCCAGGCCATCGGCGTGCTGATGACGCTCTCGGTGGTGCTGGCGCTGGTGGCCATCGCGGCCGCAGCCGTCCTGCTCAGCTACACCATCACGCGCCTGCTGCGCCGCCTGGGCGTGGTGCGCGATGCGATGGAAGACATCGCCTCCGGCGATGGCGATCTGACGCGCCGCCTCGACACCAACGGCAAGGATGAACTGGCGCAGATCTCGCGCGCCTTCAACCACTTTGCCGACAAGATCTCGCGCACCCTGCTCGATATCCGCCGCGCCAGCGAGTCTGTGAAGGTTTCTTCCAGCGAGATCGCCAGCGGCAACATGGACCTGTCCGCCCGCACCGAGCAGCAGGCCGGTTCGCTGGAAGAAACGGCCTCAGCCATGGAAGAACTGACCTCCACTGTGAAGCAAAATGCCGACAATGCCCGCCAGGCCAACCAGCTGGCGGTGTCGGCGTCGGATGTGGCTGTGCATGGCGGCACCGTGGTGGGGCAGGTGGTCAGCACCATGAGTTCCATCAATGAGTCTTCGCGCAAGATCGTCGACATCATCAGCGTGATCGATGGCATTGCCTTCCAGACCAATATCCTGGCCTTGAACGCCGCCGTCGAAGCGGCGCGCGCGGGCGAGCAGGGGCGCGGCTTTGCGGTGGTGGCTTCGGAAGTACGTTCGCTGGCGCAACGCTCGGCCACGGCGGCCAAGGAAATCAAGCAACTGATCGACGACTCGGTGCAGAAGGTGGAAACCGGCAGCCAACTGGTGGCACAGGCCGGCTCGACCATGGATGAAGTGGTCTCCAGCGTCAAGCGCGTGACCGACATCGTCGGCGAGATCAGCTCGGCCAGCCAGGAGCAGAGTGCTGGCATCAGCGAAGTGGGCAATGCGGTCACGCTCATGGATGAAGCCACCCAGCAGAATGCCGCGCTGGTGGAGCAGGCCGCAGCGGCGGCCAAGTCCTTGCAGGAGCAGGCGGCGCACCTGGCTGAGGTGGTGGCCGGCTTCAAGCTCGATGAAAGCGCGCACGCCGCACCACGCGCCGCTTCGGCGCCACCACCATCACCGGCTGCATCGCCAGCGCCGGCAGCCCGCAGCGCGCCCATCAACGTGACGCCCAAGCCGGTGCCATTGAAAGCCAAAACACCGAATCGTCCGGCGCTGCCAGCCGAACCGGCTGCCGCCAAGTCGGAGCCCAAGCCGACGACCAAGGCCGCCCCCAAGAGCAGCGGTGGTGACGATTGGGAAGAGTTCTGA